The genomic DNA TCACCCCAATTTCCTCTCTCTTGTAACCTGCCTGCTTTAGATGCTCAATTAAACGCAAGAGTACATTCACTTCTTCTAAATTAACATGGTCAATAATAGTCCCCTCTACTGGATAAGCAATCAAATTAGTTCCAAGTCGAGATTCTTTATAAGGGGTTTTGATAACTAGCTTATAACCGCTAAGAAGCTCACAAAAAGAAATAATCGGAGCAACACATCGGTAATGCTCATTGAGCATAATTCCGTTGCCAATATCCCCTAACCGGTCAGATGCACCGGCTGCCCGGTGATAAGCGGTGGCGGTATAAATAGCTGTAGGACTGTAACGAAAATAGTCGGCATCCGTTAACCCTTGCTCTGTAAATGCCTGTTCATGATACTGCTCAATAGTTGATTGACTGAAAGGAACTATCGGTTCTAATTGTAGCGGATCTCCTACGATTACAGCGCGTCTACTACGAACTAATACCGGTAGGGGTTGATGGGATGGAATCATCCCCGCTTCATCAATAACGCTCACATCAATACAACCTTTTTTTAGGTAAGGAAATAGATTTCTTACCGAATGAAGGGTACTAGCAAATACAGGAAACAGTAAACTAACATCCCTAAGAATCGAAGAATAATTAGCGGTAAATCGACACCAAGCATCATGATTTTTTTCAGAATTAATGACATCAATATAAATCTCAATAGACCGAATTACCTCATCTTTTCTCCGCAGTGCTTCCTGTTGTAAATACTGCCAAGATAAAAGAAATAATTGTTGTTGTTGTTGATGATATTCAACGGGGAAACGGGTGTAAAAATCTTCGGTCTTGTAACTAGCTAATCTTTGTTCAATGAGTCCCTTTTCTCTTTTTAACTGATTGATTTGTGTTTTAATTGAATTAATTTGACCGGTGTAAGATTGTTCGGTTTTTTGAGCATCTAATCTCCATTTTTTGGCAGAGGTTAATTGGTTGGTTACTTGTGAATAAGATGCTCTACATGATTCAGGGGTTAGGGGGAGTTGAAAGGGAAAAGGAGTGGCCAGGGTTGCGGTTAGGGGTGCATGAATTTCTTTGTGCAGACGCTTTAAAATGTGATGAGGACTTTTCTGAGTAATATTTAGCCAAAGTTTCTTAAAAGAGTACCATAAACGCTCCCACCATGACTGAGAGTTTTGTAATAATAATTCAACATCAACGGTCGGAAAAGACTTTACTGCTCGTTCAAGGGACGTTAAAATCTGCTCATAAGCTAATATGGGATATTGCTCGTAGTTGGATGAGGGAGGAGTAATCGGCTGTTGTTCTAGTTTTAATAAATGTTCTTGTAGAGTCAAAATTTCTCTATTTAACCGTTCTTTTTCTTGTAAGTCCCTTTCCCGTTGACGTGCTTTTTCAATGTCTAGAAGAGGTTGAGACTGGAGTTGTGTAGCGATTTTCTCTATCTCAAGAGAACTTTGTCGCCATATTTTTTCGTTAAATGTTTCTATTTCTAACCAATTTATAGCTTTTTGCAATTGAGGAATAACCTGTCTATCAATAAGGTCTTTTCGTCCCCCTTCTATATAAAAAAAGTTATTTTCTAATTCGGCAGCCAGTTTTTCGATTACATTGGTAACGGCTCGGTTGTTGGTCGAGGTGACTAACGTGAGATTACTTTCATCAATTCCACTTGTCACTAATTGATAGGCGCGTTTGACAACTTGAATGGCAATAATATGTAGCAAGAATGAGGTTTTTCCATTTCCAGGGGGGCCAATAACCGCCGTAAGGAATGAGACGTAGAAGTGTTTAAGGGCATCTGCTTGGGACTTATTCGGTTCAGAGCCGGGAAAAGCCCCTAAAAATAATACATCATGGCGAGGCGGTTGAGGTGAACCAAAGAAATATTCATAAGCCGGATGACCGGGGGTTGCCCAGTCCCAAAATTCCTGTTGGTTTAAATAGCGGAGGTCTTTTTTAAGGTTGTGGGTATAAGAAACATAGTCAAAACGCAGCAGGTAAGGAATGGGTTTATAGGATAAATTCTGTTGGGGTGGTTTTAATAAGTCTAAAAAGTCTTGTAGGGTAGAAAAGTTAAATTTAAAGGTTTCAGAAAGAAAAGTTCTCAGACCTTCATGGATGACTAGATTTTCGGCTTTTTCTTCGTCTTTTAAGTAGAATTCTATTAAGTTGGGAATAACGGGTTGAAACAAAAACCCTTCTGTCAAATCCCATCCTCGACTGCGATATTTGCCACTCCAGATTGAGGAGATATCGACAGTAAACAGGGGTAAAAAATTTCTTTTTCCTGCTATTACCCGATAAATTTGGGGAAAGGAAACGGCTATTTTAAAGTCTTCTAGTTGCTTTTTTTCTTCTAGCGTCGAGTAGATTTTTTTGAAGTGTTGAAAGTGAGGTTGTGGAATGAGTATTTGGTTGCCTACCAGTTGAATTTTTTCGTCCCAAATTTTTCGGGTTTTGTCAAACCCCACCTCGACAGACGCATTACTTAAATTCTCTAAATAGAGATACTGTTCCCACGCTTTGATTATTTTTCTGATTTTGCCGGTTTCTGACATTAGTCCCTTTCACTCCTCAACCTACTTCCCAATTCGCTTCAACCAAAACTTTATCTGTAATGGCTTTTTTTCAGCTTAGACATTTATCAAGCACAGCAACGATAAATCTTAAGGATTTCTTTTTATTCTAGCTTTCATTAATTAAAGCTTCCAGTTGGTTTAACAGCTTTTCAAGTTTTTTCCGTTTGGCGTTATCTTCCCAAATCCGAGTTTTTTTGACTTTTTGGTAAGCATTTTTAAGCCGGTCTGATATTTCTGTTGTCGTTGATTGGGGTAAAGGTTGAAGGGCGATGATTTTTTCTTTGATTTGGCTGAGGGAAAGTTCTTGTTCTATTGCCTCGGTTAGTAGTTTAGAACGTTTGTCGTCATCTTTAACGAGGGCGATCGCTTTGGCTTTGGTGTAGGCAATTTGTCCTTTTCTTAAGGCTTCTGTGATGTTTTCAGGGAGGTTGAGTAGGGGCAGTCGATTGTTAACGAAGGATTCCCAAGTCATTAATCCTAAGTCGTTAAAAACCGATTCAATCACCGCTAACTGGGAATTCGACTCACTTTTCTTGACTTCTTCCTCTTGGACAATAACGTTATTGGACGGTGTAATTTCCTCTTGTTCTACCTTTCCAATAACGTTATTGGACAGTGGAATTTCATCTTCTGTTGTCTTTCCAATAATGTTATTGTCTGGTTCGCTTTCCTCTTCTGTTGTCTTTCCAATAACGTTATTGTCTGTCAGAAGAAGCTCCGCTTCACTCGTTTCATCAATCAGATTAGACTCAGAAGTTGGTGAGGGTAGCTCTTTTCCAATAACGTTATTGTCTCTTGAAGTCGCCAGATTTTTTTGTTCTTTTTGCAGTCGGTGGAGTAAAGGAGAAACTTCTCTAATAGCTATCCCTAATTTAAAGGCTAATAGTTGTAAAATCCCTTCGGTTTCTTCAACCGGGTTGAGGTCTTCTCTTTGTAAATTTTCTATGAGTGCTAGTTGCCAACTCTCTTCATCTGTTAGTTCTTTCACCACTACCGGCACTTCGGTTAACCCCACCAATCCAGCCGCCCGATAGCGCCGTTCTCCGGCTACCAGTTCATAACCCCCCGTCTC from Gloeothece citriformis PCC 7424 includes the following:
- a CDS encoding ParB/RepB/Spo0J family partition protein, translated to MSPSKQKKPFAGKLTTPSPSWLTTDEVQTTSEEKSLIKLSDIHLPSTQPRHYFDPQSLKGLADSISQHGILQPLLVRPLETGGYELVAGERRYRAAGLVGLTEVPVVVKELTDEESWQLALIENLQREDLNPVEETEGILQLLAFKLGIAIREVSPLLHRLQKEQKNLATSRDNNVIGKELPSPTSESNLIDETSEAELLLTDNNVIGKTTEEESEPDNNIIGKTTEDEIPLSNNVIGKVEQEEITPSNNVIVQEEEVKKSESNSQLAVIESVFNDLGLMTWESFVNNRLPLLNLPENITEALRKGQIAYTKAKAIALVKDDDKRSKLLTEAIEQELSLSQIKEKIIALQPLPQSTTTEISDRLKNAYQKVKKTRIWEDNAKRKKLEKLLNQLEALINES
- a CDS encoding DEAD/DEAH box helicase → MSETGKIRKIIKAWEQYLYLENLSNASVEVGFDKTRKIWDEKIQLVGNQILIPQPHFQHFKKIYSTLEEKKQLEDFKIAVSFPQIYRVIAGKRNFLPLFTVDISSIWSGKYRSRGWDLTEGFLFQPVIPNLIEFYLKDEEKAENLVIHEGLRTFLSETFKFNFSTLQDFLDLLKPPQQNLSYKPIPYLLRFDYVSYTHNLKKDLRYLNQQEFWDWATPGHPAYEYFFGSPQPPRHDVLFLGAFPGSEPNKSQADALKHFYVSFLTAVIGPPGNGKTSFLLHIIAIQVVKRAYQLVTSGIDESNLTLVTSTNNRAVTNVIEKLAAELENNFFYIEGGRKDLIDRQVIPQLQKAINWLEIETFNEKIWRQSSLEIEKIATQLQSQPLLDIEKARQRERDLQEKERLNREILTLQEHLLKLEQQPITPPSSNYEQYPILAYEQILTSLERAVKSFPTVDVELLLQNSQSWWERLWYSFKKLWLNITQKSPHHILKRLHKEIHAPLTATLATPFPFQLPLTPESCRASYSQVTNQLTSAKKWRLDAQKTEQSYTGQINSIKTQINQLKREKGLIEQRLASYKTEDFYTRFPVEYHQQQQQLFLLSWQYLQQEALRRKDEVIRSIEIYIDVINSEKNHDAWCRFTANYSSILRDVSLLFPVFASTLHSVRNLFPYLKKGCIDVSVIDEAGMIPSHQPLPVLVRSRRAVIVGDPLQLEPIVPFSQSTIEQYHEQAFTEQGLTDADYFRYSPTAIYTATAYHRAAGASDRLGDIGNGIMLNEHYRCVAPIISFCELLSGYKLVIKTPYKESRLGTNLIAYPVEGTIIDHVNLEEVNVLLRLIEHLKQAGYKREEIGVISPYRAQVDALINRQEEEKEDINSPFIGTVHKFQGGQKPVIIFSSRQCQDRDSLLFINRRPNLLNTAVSRAEELFILVGNLERLLQEEGYIKKLVAHIQQFGEIRPLP